The Acomys russatus chromosome 1, mAcoRus1.1, whole genome shotgun sequence genome has a window encoding:
- the LOC127196332 gene encoding 60S ribosomal protein L21-like: MTNTKGKRRGTRYMFSRPFRKHGVVPLAPYMRIYKKGDIVDIKGMGAVQKGMPHKCYHCKTGRVYNVTQHAVGIIVNKQVKDKILAKRINVRIAHIKHSKSRDGFLKRVKENDQKKKEAKQKGTWVQLKRQPAPPREAHFVRTNGKEPELLEPILYEFMA, from the coding sequence ATGACGAACAcaaagggaaaaaggaggggCACGCGCTACATGTTCTCCAGGCCTTTTAGAAAGCATGGAGTTGTTCCTTTGGCCCCGTACATGCGAATCTACAAGAAGGGTGATATTGTAGACATCAAGGGAATGGGCGCTGTTCAAAAAGGAATGCCCCATAAATGTTACCACTGCAAAACTGGAAGAGTCTACAACGTCACCCAGCACGCTGTGGGCATCATTGTGAACAAGCAGGTTAAGGACAAGATTCTCGCCAAGAGGATCAACGTGCGCATCGCGCACATCAAGCACTCTAAGAGCAGGGACGGCTTCCTGAAGCGCGTGAAGGAGAAcgaccagaagaagaaggaggccaAGCAGAAGGGCACCTGGGTCCAGCTGAAGCGCCAGCCTGCGCCACCCAGAGAAGCGCACTTCGTGAGGACTAACgggaaggagcctgagctgctggagcccattCTGTACGAATTCATGGCCTAA